In the genome of Halostella salina, the window TCCTCATCTACGGGAAGACGGGGACCGGCAAGACGGCGAGTGCGAAGTTCGTCAGCCAGGAACTGGAGAGCACGTCCCAGAAGTACCAGGTGCCCTGCGAGGTCGAGTACATCAACTGCGAGGTGACGGACACGCAGTACCGCGTGCTCGCACAGCTGGCGAACAAGTTCATCGAGGAGAACGAGCGGCTCATCGACGAGTGGCTCGACGACCTCCGGGACCTTCGGGAGGCGGCGTCCGACGACGCGGCCGAAGCTCCGACCGTGCTGGCCGAGGCCGAGCCGATCGCGGGCACCGAGTTCGACTCCGTCGAGGCGATCGACGAGCGCATCGCCGAACTGGAGGCCGACCGCGAGGAGTTCGAGACCGTCCCGATGACGGGGTGGCCGACGGACCGCGTGTACAGCGTGTTCTTCGAGGCGGTCGACTATCACGAGCGCGTGGTCGTCATCATGCTGGACGAGATCGACAAGCTCGTCGAGAAGTCCGGCGACGACACGCTGTACAACCTCTCCCGGATGAACTCGGAACTGGACAACTCGCGCGTGTCGATCATGGGGATCTCGAACGACCTGAAGTTCACCGATTTCCTCGACCCCCGCGTCAAGTCCAGCCTCGGCGAGGAGGAGATCGTCTTCCCCCCGTACGACGCCAACCAGCTCCGGGACATCCTCCAGCACCGCTCGGACGTGGCGTTCAAGGCCGACGCGCTGACCGGCGACGTGATCCCGCTGTGTGCGGCCTTCGCCGCGCAGGAGCACGGCGACGCCCGCCGCGCGCTCGACCTGCTCCGGACCGCCGGCGAACTCGCGGAGCGCGACCAGTCGGAGGTCGTCGACGAGGACCACGTCCGGAAGGCACAGGACAAGATCGAACTCGACCGCGTCGTCGAGGTCGTTCGCACCCTCCCGACGCAGTCGAAGATCGTCCTCTTCTCGATCATCCTGCTGGAGAAAAACGGCGTCCACAACATCAACACCGGCGAGGTGTACAACATCTACAAGCGCCTCTGCGAGGAGATAGACGCCGACGTGCTCACCCAGCGCCGGGTGACCGACCTCATCAGCGAACTCGACATGCTGGGCATCGTCAACGCCGTCGTCGTCTCGAAGGGCCGCTACGGCCGGACGAAGGAGATCAGCCTCTCGGTCCCCATCGACGAGACCGAGGCCGTCCTCCTCAGCGACTCCCGGCTGGGCGACATCGAGGACGTCCAGCCGTTCGTCCAGGCGCGGTTCGACAACTGACCCGGCCACGTCAACCCATCACCCGGGAACCGGACCCGCTGCCGGCTCCGTGAAACGGTTTCCCACGACCCCTTCGTTTCTCGTGGAGATCGGGGCTAACCACCGCCAAGAACCACCGTACCGGCCGGTCACAGCTTTGCGAACTGGAGTCGAACCCACCCGAGCAACGGGATCCGAACTTCGGCGCGCCCCTTGATCCACTCGGACTTGACGACGGTGCTCCGGCCGGCGACCTGGTCGTAGTACGGCGTGTCGTCCCCCTTCGTGATGAACCCGTCGTGGGGGGCCGGACAGTTCCGGACCTCCTCGCAGGTGTCGCCCCGGAGGTGGTCCTCGTCGGCTCTGGCGACCCACTCCTCGTCCTCCTCGACGTAGATATGCGCCCGATGTATGATCGGCACCCCGTTGTCCCCGTTCGGCTGGAACACGATCACGTCGCCGTAGCTGCCGAACGACCGGACGCCGTTCTCCTGGCCCTGCTCGAAGGTCACGACTCCGGCGACGGCGTCCTCCCCGGCGAACCGGTTCTCGTCGACGATGAACACGAGGTCGTTTTTCTCCATGTGGGGCTCCATGCTCCCGCTCTCGACGGCGACCAGCGGCGGCCAGATGCCGCTGACCGCAAAGAGGAACAGGCCGACCAGCGCGACCAGCGCGACCGTGCTCAGCAGGTCACGGACCGCGGCCACGCCCTCGCTGTCGGCGGTGAGAAACCAGGCCACCGGCTCCTCGCGCACGCTGGGACCGCCGTCCGCCGACCCGTCCTTGGCCGTCGGACCGACGTCGTCGGGTGACTCGGACGGGCCGACCGTAACCGATGGCTCGGCGGCCGAGTCGGACCTCCCGCCCGTACTCGATCCCGGATCCACGTTCGGCGACGCGGCGGTAGCGCTGTCGTCGCGGTCGGCGTCCACGTCGCTCTTGGGACCGGCGTCGGACCCGTCTTCCGGCGCGGCGTTCGTCCGGCCGTCGGGAGCGTCGTCCGCGTCCGTTCCCCGAGGACCGTCCGCGCCCCCTTCCGGGGGTTCGTCGGCCTCGTCCGGGGGGTCGCGCTCGCGGTCGTCGCCGGTACCGGCGTCGGTCATCGTCACCGCCTACTGGCCTCCGCAAAATCAACCTTCTGTTCGTGGGAGCCCGTTGAACGACCCCTGCCGCCGAGTCGCCGCGCGTCGTCGCCCGACGTTCCGCTACGCTTTTGCACGCCGCCGACTTTTGTCGGCGGTGTGCCACTGGAGGCCCCCGCCCGGATCGTCAGCGAACTCACGAGCCGGGGGTACAACGCCGACCGCGAGGCGGTGACGCTCATCGCTTCCGCGGATGATCCGGCCCGCGCGCTGGAGCGCGTCGTCGAGGCCGCACCGGAGGGTGCGCTCCGACTCTCGGTCGACCACGTCCGCGCGGTGCTTGACGCCGACGACGCGGCCGGCGACCCCGCGACGATGAGCGAGTCCGCCTCCACCCGAGCGGGTGCGGTCGATGCACCGGCCGACGCCGGTAGCGACGCTGCCGATGCTGCCACCGCTACCGACGCTGGGGGCGACGCGCCTGACCACGCGGCCACCCCGGATGCCGCGACCACGGCGGACACAGGTGGAGCGCGTTCGGCCACCGCGGACAGCCAAGACCCCTCTACTTCGACTGCAGACCCGGACGCTTCGACCGATCGATCGTCGAAAAACTCTCCATCTGAAACAACGGTATCGGCCGACCGGAGCACCGACCAGTCGCTCCGCTCGGTCGACATCGCGAACGACATCACCGGTCGGAGCACGGGGACGGGCGCGTACGAGGACTTCGTCGCCGTGTTCCGGGACCGCTACGAGCGCCTGGGCGACAAACTCAGATCCAGGGTAAACCACCGCCCGGCGGAGGCGATCCAGTCGATGCCCGGCGGGAGCGAGGCGTCGATGGTCGGGATGGTCAGCGACATCCGGTCGACGGCCAGCGGCCACTGGCTCGTCGAACTGGAGGACCCGACGGGGACGTTCCCCTGCCTCGTAATGAAGGACCGCGACATCGCGGCGCTGGTCGAGGAGCTGCTCCACGACGAGATCATCGCCGTCGAGGGATCGCTGGCGGACGACGGCGGGATCCTCTTCGTCGATGCGATGCACTTCCCGGACGTGCCGCGGACGTACTCGCCGAACACGGCCGACCGCCACGTCCAGGCCGCGCTCATCAGCGACATCCACGTCGGCAGTCAGGAGTTCATGGCCGACGCGTGGTCGCGCTTCGCCGACTGGCTCCACACGCCCGAGGCCGAGGCCATCGAGTACCTGCTCATCGCGGGGGACATGGTCGAGGGCGTCGGCGTCTACCCGGACCAGGACGAGGAACTCGACATCGTCGACATCTACGACCAGTACCGGCAGTTCTCGGAACACCTGAAGGAGGTGCCCGGCGACATCGAGATCGTGATGATCCCCGGGAACCACGACGCCGTCCGCCTCGCCGAACCCCAGCCGGCGTTCGACGAGGAACTGCGGAACATCATGTCGGCGCACGACGCCCGGATCACGGGCAACCCCTCGACCGTCACGCTGGAGGGCGTCTCGATCCTCATGTACCACGGCGTCTCGCTGGACGAGGTGATCGCCGAACTTCCGGAGGAGAAGGCCAGCTACGACGACCCCCAGAAAGCGATGCACCACCTCCTGAAGAAGCGCCACGTCGCCCCGCAGTACGGCGGCCACCTCCGCCTCGCGCCCGAGGAGAAGGATTACCTCACCATCGACGAGGTGCCGGACATCTTCCACACCGGCCACGTCCACAAACTCGGCGTCGGCAAGTACCACAACGTCCTCTCGATCAATTCGGGCTGCTGGCAGGAACAGACCGCCTTCCAGCAGTCGGTCAACATCGACCCCGACGCCGGGTTCGCGCCGGTCGTCGACCTCGACACGCTGGAGCCGACGATCCGTAAGTTCCACTAAGAAAGCCCTTGCTCGGCCTTGGCAGGCCTCGCTGCGCCCTTTCAATGTCCGCCGCCAGAATCGCTGCGCGATTCTCGCTAAGGCCCGCCAGTTTGCGCGAGCGCCAGCGGTCGCTGGCGCACGCTTCGAGTGCCTGCCCTTCCCCGTCCGCTGGCGGCGCTCGACGCGGTCTCGCGCACGCCAGCGCGGCCGGAAGGCTGTGTCGATGCTGTCACGACCACGCCTGGAGGGTCAACCCCGAGCTACGGCTCCATCCGGTACTTCACGGTCGGCGTGCCGTCGAACCGCGGTCCGGGACCGGCCTCGGCGAAGCCGACGCTCTCGGCCGCGTCGGCGACGTGGGGAACGGAGTCCGGCGCGATCAGTTCGACCGGCATCCCCTCGCGCTCGGCGAAGCGGACCGGTTCGCCGAGCAACTGCTCGCAGGCGTCCGCGGTCCCATCGACCTGCGTCACGTGGACGCAGTTCTCGCGCGCATCGAAGCTGACGAAGCCCAGCAGGCCCGGGTCCTGCTCCTCGGCGTCCGCGTTCGGGTCCGTCTCTTCCTCCTCGGACTCGGCGACGCGGACCGTCCGGTCGTGGACTAGGTTGCGCATCACGTCCGTCGGGGCGTCGGCGATCGCGGCCATGTCGCCGGCGTCCGCCTCAACGGCGTCCCGTATCCTCATCGTGTCCACGGTAGTCACCCACGCACATAAATCCGCGGCGTGCGTGGGATGATCACAAGCGTCACACTTTCAATCTCGGGGGCGCTACGTCGACCCATGACCGACGGTCCGGAGGGACACCAGCGCTGTGACTTCTGCCGGTTGCCCCACGCCGTCGACCCGGTCGAACTCGAACATCAGGGGACCACCTACGAGTTCTGTTCGTCCGCCTGCCGGCGGGCGATGCAGGAGTCGGACCGGGTGTTCACCGAGTACCACGGACATCGCCGGTTCGTGCCCGGCGTCGCCGCGCTCGACGACTCCCTCCCCGAGGGGTTGCCGCGCAACTCCTTCGTCCTGCTCGCGGGGCAGGCCGGAACCCGAACCGAGGCACTCCACGCCGAACTCGTCTGGCGGGCGCTCAGACGGGGCGAACCGGCGGTCGTCGTCACCTTTCAGGAGCCCCCGACGTCCGTCGTCGAGACGTTCCTCACGATGGAGTGGAACGTCCTTCCCTACCTCGAATCCGGCCAGCTCCGGATCCTCGACTGCTTTACCTACCGCGTCAGCGACCGCGACCGGATGCACGACCGGATGAGCGCGTGGAACCGCCATCTCCACCGTCTCACCGAGCCGGCGACCGAAACCGTCCGCGACCCCAGCGACATGAGCGAACTGGCGAACAAGCTGGACAACTGCCTCGAAGCCGAGTCGATGGTCGACACCGGCGTCGTGCTGATCGACTCGCTGACGGAACTCGGGACGCTCGTCCAGCCGGTGCAGGCGTACGACTTCGTCAAGGACGTGCGCGCCGACGTCTGCAAGGGCCGGTTCGTCCCCGTGTTCGCCGGGGCGACGTTCAGCGGCGAGAACGGCTCGTTCCCGCACGACCTGGACTACCTCGTCGACGGGATCGTCGACCTCGAACTCAACGGCGGGATCGTCGAGGACACGCTCCTCCGCCGGGTCCGCATCCGGAAGATGTCCGGCGTGCTCACCATCTCCGAGTGGACCGCGTTCGAGTACACGAGCGACACCGGACTCGTCCCGTTCGACCCCGACGAGGAGATGGCGGGGTCGGACCCCGCCGCTCCCGACGACCACCCCGACGACAGCCCGCCACCTGACGAGGAGTCACCGACCGAGTCCGGACCGACTCAAGAGACAGACAGAGCGGAGACGTCGACGCCCGACCCCACCGACGCCGACGCGCCGAAGGCCGACGCGGACGCCGCCCCGTCCGGCGACGGGTAGTCCCGGATCTTCCCTCCAAAATTTCCGGAGATGGACACAGTTATGAGCGCGGTACGGCTACGACATCCCATGACCGTCGTTGCCACGCGCCCGCGGGTGGTCGGATGCGAGTAGTCGCCAAGTTCGGGGGGACCAGCCTTGGGAGCGGCGAGCGCGTCGACCGCGCCGCCGACTCCATCGCCACCGCCGTCGAGGAGGGCCACGAGATCGCCGTCGTCGCCAGCGCCATGGGGTCGACGACGGACGAACTGCTCGACGAGATCACCTTCGAGACGGAGGACGAGGACCGCGCCCAGATCGTCAGCATGGGCGAGCGCACCAGCGTCCGCATGCTCAAGGCCGCCCTCGCAGCCCGCGGGATCGATGCGATCTTCCTCGAACCGGGCAGCGAACAGTGGCCGGTCATCACCGACGCCGCCGGCGAGGTCGACGTCGAAGAGACCAAGCGCCGCGCCGGCGAACTCGCGGCCCAGCTCGACGGCGTCGTCCCCGTGATCACCGGCTTCCTCGCCGAGGACGGCGACGGCAACGTCACCACGCTCGGCCGCGGTGGAAGCGACACCACTGCCGTCATGCTCGGCCGCTACATGGACGCCGACGAGGTCGTCATCGTCACCGACGTCGAGGGCGTCATGACCGGCGACCCCCGCGTCGTCGAGGGCGCGCGCAACGTCGGCGAGATCACCGTCGACGAACTGCGCAACCTCTCGTTCCGTGGCGCGGAAGTGGTCGCGCCCAGCGCCCTCTCGTACAAGGCCGGCAACATGAGCGTCCGCGTCGTCCACTACCAGCACGGCGACCTGCTCACCGGCGGCACCCGGATCGAGGGCGAGTTCCGGAGCCTCGTCGACATGCGCGAGGGATCGCTGGCCTGCATCACCGTCGCGGGCCGCGCCATCCGCAACAGCCCCGGCATCCTGCGTGACCTGACGACCGCGCTCGGCGACGCCGAGGTCAACGTCGACGCTATCGCCAGCGGGATGGACTCCGTGACGTTCTACGTCGACGAGTCCGAGTCCGAGGCCGCCGAAACGGTGCTCCACCGCGAGGTCGTCGACCAGGAACCGCTCTCCAGCGTCACCGTCGAGGAGGGGCTGGCCGTCATCCGCGTCACCGGCGGCGAACTGCCGAACCGGCCCGGCGTGATGCAGGAGATCGTCCAGCCGATGGCCGCGGCCGGCATCAACATCCACGACCTCATCACCAGCGCCACCTCCGTCGCCGCCTTCGTCGACTGGGACGACCGCGAGCAGGCGCTGGAGATCATGCAGAACCGCTTCTAGGGAAAGCCCTTGCTCGGCCTTGGCAGGCCTCGCTGCGCCCTTTCAATGTCCGCCGCCAGAATCGCTGCGCGATTCTCGCTAAGGCCCGCCAGTTTGCGCGAGCGCTGACGGTCGTCAGCGCACGCTTCGAGTGCCTGCCCTCCCCCGTCCGCTGGCGGGGCTCACTACCGTTCGCCCACGCCAGCGTGGCCGGTGGGGGACATCAAACCTGTCACGGATCCCGCATCCGGTGGTCGGATCGATCCGGTTCGGAGACTCTCTCTCGCTGGACGATCGCCGAGTCGACCGCCGTGGTACCGCGACCCTCGGAACTGTTATACGTAAACCCGGCGTACAATTGATTGCAATGGCAAACGGAACTGTTGATTTCTTCAACAACACTGGCGGCTACGGTTTCATTTCCACCGAGGACGCGGACGACGACGTTTTCTTCCACATGGAGGACGTTGGCGGTGCGGACCTCGAAGAAGGACAGGACATCGAGTTCGACATCGAGCAGGCCCCCAAGGGTCCGCGCGCGACGAACGTCGTTCGCAACTGAGTCTCTCTCGACACCACTAACTCGCGATTTTTCGGGTGCTACGACCGACAGCGGTCGCGTCGCGCTGCCGACATCCCAACGAACTATTTTCTTCGACCCGTAGCACGCCGCCATGGATCGGCTGACGACGGTCGACACCGTACACGAGGAGGGGTCGTGGCTCTTTACGATCCGCGACGAGTACGACGAACTCGACGAGGTCCTGTTGCTCCCCTGCGAGGACGGCGTCGAGGCGTGGATCAACCGCTGCACCCACGAGGCACAGCGCTTCGACCGCGGCTTCGGCGCGGCGGTCCGGGACGGACAGCTCGTCTGCCCCAAGCACGGGTCGATGTTCGACACCT includes:
- a CDS encoding S26 family signal peptidase, whose protein sequence is MTDAGTGDDRERDPPDEADEPPEGGADGPRGTDADDAPDGRTNAAPEDGSDAGPKSDVDADRDDSATAASPNVDPGSSTGGRSDSAAEPSVTVGPSESPDDVGPTAKDGSADGGPSVREEPVAWFLTADSEGVAAVRDLLSTVALVALVGLFLFAVSGIWPPLVAVESGSMEPHMEKNDLVFIVDENRFAGEDAVAGVVTFEQGQENGVRSFGSYGDVIVFQPNGDNGVPIIHRAHIYVEEDEEWVARADEDHLRGDTCEEVRNCPAPHDGFITKGDDTPYYDQVAGRSTVVKSEWIKGRAEVRIPLLGWVRLQFAKL
- a CDS encoding cold-shock protein translates to MANGTVDFFNNTGGYGFISTEDADDDVFFHMEDVGGADLEEGQDIEFDIEQAPKGPRATNVVRN
- a CDS encoding ATPase domain-containing protein, whose protein sequence is MTDGPEGHQRCDFCRLPHAVDPVELEHQGTTYEFCSSACRRAMQESDRVFTEYHGHRRFVPGVAALDDSLPEGLPRNSFVLLAGQAGTRTEALHAELVWRALRRGEPAVVVTFQEPPTSVVETFLTMEWNVLPYLESGQLRILDCFTYRVSDRDRMHDRMSAWNRHLHRLTEPATETVRDPSDMSELANKLDNCLEAESMVDTGVVLIDSLTELGTLVQPVQAYDFVKDVRADVCKGRFVPVFAGATFSGENGSFPHDLDYLVDGIVDLELNGGIVEDTLLRRVRIRKMSGVLTISEWTAFEYTSDTGLVPFDPDEEMAGSDPAAPDDHPDDSPPPDEESPTESGPTQETDRAETSTPDPTDADAPKADADAAPSGDG
- a CDS encoding DNA-directed DNA polymerase II small subunit translates to MPLEAPARIVSELTSRGYNADREAVTLIASADDPARALERVVEAAPEGALRLSVDHVRAVLDADDAAGDPATMSESASTRAGAVDAPADAGSDAADAATATDAGGDAPDHAATPDAATTADTGGARSATADSQDPSTSTADPDASTDRSSKNSPSETTVSADRSTDQSLRSVDIANDITGRSTGTGAYEDFVAVFRDRYERLGDKLRSRVNHRPAEAIQSMPGGSEASMVGMVSDIRSTASGHWLVELEDPTGTFPCLVMKDRDIAALVEELLHDEIIAVEGSLADDGGILFVDAMHFPDVPRTYSPNTADRHVQAALISDIHVGSQEFMADAWSRFADWLHTPEAEAIEYLLIAGDMVEGVGVYPDQDEELDIVDIYDQYRQFSEHLKEVPGDIEIVMIPGNHDAVRLAEPQPAFDEELRNIMSAHDARITGNPSTVTLEGVSILMYHGVSLDEVIAELPEEKASYDDPQKAMHHLLKKRHVAPQYGGHLRLAPEEKDYLTIDEVPDIFHTGHVHKLGVGKYHNVLSINSGCWQEQTAFQQSVNIDPDAGFAPVVDLDTLEPTIRKFH
- a CDS encoding Rieske (2Fe-2S) protein, giving the protein MDRLTTVDTVHEEGSWLFTIRDEYDELDEVLLLPCEDGVEAWINRCTHEAQRFDRGFGAAVRDGQLVCPKHGSMFDTCSGDCDNGDAAGTTLPGVDVTVNRGDVYLIDDDVAFQHEGGIDDGDDGPSSTSHIGL
- a CDS encoding Cdc6/Cdc18 family protein — encoded protein: MSDEDTGPEQAEGVEVDSSRDFDVELDDVVLEDEEEANQGLFDDLLSGEPIFENKEVLRPSYTPHELPHRKEQINKMATILVAALRGETPSNILIYGKTGTGKTASAKFVSQELESTSQKYQVPCEVEYINCEVTDTQYRVLAQLANKFIEENERLIDEWLDDLRDLREAASDDAAEAPTVLAEAEPIAGTEFDSVEAIDERIAELEADREEFETVPMTGWPTDRVYSVFFEAVDYHERVVVIMLDEIDKLVEKSGDDTLYNLSRMNSELDNSRVSIMGISNDLKFTDFLDPRVKSSLGEEEIVFPPYDANQLRDILQHRSDVAFKADALTGDVIPLCAAFAAQEHGDARRALDLLRTAGELAERDQSEVVDEDHVRKAQDKIELDRVVEVVRTLPTQSKIVLFSIILLEKNGVHNINTGEVYNIYKRLCEEIDADVLTQRRVTDLISELDMLGIVNAVVVSKGRYGRTKEISLSVPIDETEAVLLSDSRLGDIEDVQPFVQARFDN
- a CDS encoding aspartate kinase, whose translation is MRVVAKFGGTSLGSGERVDRAADSIATAVEEGHEIAVVASAMGSTTDELLDEITFETEDEDRAQIVSMGERTSVRMLKAALAARGIDAIFLEPGSEQWPVITDAAGEVDVEETKRRAGELAAQLDGVVPVITGFLAEDGDGNVTTLGRGGSDTTAVMLGRYMDADEVVIVTDVEGVMTGDPRVVEGARNVGEITVDELRNLSFRGAEVVAPSALSYKAGNMSVRVVHYQHGDLLTGGTRIEGEFRSLVDMREGSLACITVAGRAIRNSPGILRDLTTALGDAEVNVDAIASGMDSVTFYVDESESEAAETVLHREVVDQEPLSSVTVEEGLAVIRVTGGELPNRPGVMQEIVQPMAAAGINIHDLITSATSVAAFVDWDDREQALEIMQNRF